From a single Bacillus sp. NEB1478 genomic region:
- the dinG gene encoding ATP-dependent DNA helicase DinG, with the protein MAMSRRFVVIDFETTGNSAAKGDRIIQIGAVVVEAGKITDRFSTFVQPGVPIPPFIEQLTGIKDEMVNDAPLFEEVAPKLLQMLEGAYFVAHNVMFDYSFLQGELDRCGYSPLSMPLIDTVELSRMLLLGADGYQLGMLAEYLGLEHENPHQADSDADVTAKLLMHLLEKLEGLPLLTLERLTPFLKKLQSSIEDIISDMIAEKSAFLADEETFDFYRKLALKKTKLVTKKERVDENSGYGEAGSLALQSDLKNHMSHYEVRESQQKMVELVDAALHTNQHLVVEAGTGVGKSLGYLIPGVRFAKEQDRPLIVSTHTVQLQQQLLERDVPLLKKIMPFDFTATVLKGRNHYLCLRKFEHTLQDHYDDNYDMNFTKAQMIIWLTETEVGDVEELSMASGGKLFWNTVKSDANSCLNHRCPWFSRCYYHKQRRAAHESDIVITNHALLFTDLKSDSQLLPGYKEAVLDEAHHIEEVVSDHYGKETDYFSFLKLLDRLSTTESEGMISTLAEMADLHEVKDHEKYLSGWDSTFADVKNELDEMFKRIKSICLAKAKNTRSAELTKLTTRYTMDDVNSAAWEPILEMGERARHFINDLTKPVKRLLKSLQNYEEHLTFKQKGFLVDLEGLLDDLQDESLELQHLLSCPLSQEVYWLEAESKGPRHAVTLHAKPVEIDQLLADDFFGRKNSIIMTSATMSVKNKFSYMMERLGLLDFGPMNAQLPSPFEYEKQAKLMIPTDIPLINEVDQKTFVDRISSSLYDIAKVTKGRMLVLFTSYEMLKETHSAFKSLMKQEEFVLIAQGVDSGSRARLTKNFQRFDNSILFGTNSFWEGIDIPGDDLSCLVIIRLPFTPPGQPVMEAKSEKLKAAGGNPFYDLSLPQAIIRFKQGFGRLVRSSRDKGAVFVFDRRMIETRYGKSFVQSLPKLPVSIKPVDELVDELKDWMD; encoded by the coding sequence ATGGCTATGTCACGACGATTTGTCGTTATCGATTTTGAAACAACAGGAAATTCCGCAGCAAAAGGAGACCGAATCATCCAGATTGGTGCCGTCGTCGTTGAGGCAGGAAAGATAACGGACAGATTTTCTACGTTTGTCCAGCCAGGCGTACCCATCCCCCCTTTTATTGAACAATTAACGGGCATTAAGGATGAAATGGTAAATGATGCCCCATTGTTTGAAGAGGTGGCCCCAAAGCTCCTTCAGATGTTAGAAGGAGCTTATTTTGTTGCGCATAATGTAATGTTTGATTATTCCTTTTTACAAGGAGAACTCGACCGATGCGGGTATTCGCCGCTATCAATGCCACTAATCGATACAGTAGAACTGTCTAGAATGTTATTGCTTGGAGCGGATGGCTATCAGCTCGGCATGCTTGCAGAGTATCTTGGTCTAGAGCATGAGAACCCTCATCAGGCGGATAGTGATGCGGATGTAACAGCGAAACTGTTAATGCATCTACTCGAGAAGCTTGAAGGTTTGCCACTACTGACTTTAGAACGTTTAACACCATTTTTGAAAAAGCTTCAAAGCTCTATCGAAGATATAATTTCAGATATGATTGCAGAAAAATCTGCCTTTTTAGCTGATGAAGAAACGTTTGATTTTTATCGCAAGCTTGCACTTAAAAAGACCAAACTGGTTACTAAAAAAGAACGGGTTGACGAGAATTCAGGATATGGTGAGGCGGGATCACTCGCTCTTCAAAGTGATCTGAAAAATCATATGTCTCATTATGAGGTTCGGGAAAGCCAGCAAAAAATGGTTGAGCTTGTGGATGCAGCATTGCATACAAATCAGCATCTGGTCGTAGAAGCAGGTACTGGAGTCGGTAAATCACTAGGTTATCTAATACCAGGTGTCCGTTTTGCTAAAGAACAAGATCGTCCATTGATCGTATCAACACATACTGTTCAATTACAGCAGCAGCTGCTGGAGCGTGACGTGCCATTATTGAAAAAGATTATGCCTTTTGACTTCACCGCAACTGTTTTAAAAGGAAGAAATCATTACCTATGTTTGAGGAAGTTTGAACACACACTTCAAGATCATTATGACGACAACTACGATATGAATTTTACGAAAGCACAAATGATTATCTGGCTGACAGAAACAGAGGTAGGGGATGTAGAAGAGCTTTCCATGGCTTCTGGCGGAAAGCTATTTTGGAATACGGTAAAAAGCGATGCAAATTCTTGTTTGAATCATCGCTGCCCTTGGTTTTCGAGATGTTACTATCATAAACAAAGAAGAGCTGCGCATGAATCAGACATTGTAATCACAAATCATGCGCTTCTGTTTACTGATTTGAAATCTGATTCTCAGCTTTTACCTGGTTATAAAGAAGCGGTACTGGATGAAGCGCATCATATCGAAGAAGTTGTCAGTGATCATTATGGAAAAGAAACTGACTATTTCTCATTCTTGAAGCTGCTGGACAGGTTATCAACAACTGAAAGCGAAGGTATGATCAGCACCCTCGCAGAAATGGCCGATCTACATGAAGTGAAAGATCATGAAAAGTATTTATCTGGCTGGGACAGTACATTCGCTGATGTGAAAAATGAATTAGATGAAATGTTTAAACGGATCAAATCAATTTGTCTTGCAAAAGCAAAAAACACACGTTCCGCAGAGTTAACAAAACTGACAACACGCTACACGATGGATGATGTAAATTCAGCCGCTTGGGAGCCTATTCTTGAGATGGGTGAAAGGGCAAGACACTTTATTAACGATTTAACTAAGCCTGTAAAACGGCTGCTAAAAAGTCTGCAAAACTATGAAGAACATTTAACTTTTAAACAAAAGGGATTCTTAGTGGATCTTGAAGGGTTGTTAGATGATCTGCAAGATGAATCATTAGAGCTGCAGCATCTTCTATCTTGTCCGTTATCACAAGAGGTATATTGGCTCGAGGCTGAATCGAAGGGACCAAGACATGCTGTGACCCTGCATGCTAAGCCTGTAGAGATCGACCAGCTTTTAGCAGATGATTTTTTCGGGAGGAAAAACAGTATTATTATGACCTCAGCTACTATGAGTGTCAAAAATAAATTCAGTTATATGATGGAAAGACTCGGTCTGCTCGACTTCGGTCCTATGAACGCACAGCTGCCGTCTCCATTCGAGTATGAAAAACAAGCTAAGCTTATGATTCCTACCGATATTCCGCTTATTAATGAAGTTGATCAAAAAACATTCGTAGACAGAATATCATCTTCACTTTATGATATTGCAAAAGTAACTAAAGGTCGTATGCTAGTACTTTTTACATCATATGAAATGTTAAAAGAGACACATTCTGCTTTTAAGAGCTTAATGAAGCAGGAAGAGTTTGTCTTAATTGCTCAAGGTGTGGATAGCGGGAGCAGGGCGAGGCTGACGAAGAACTTCCAGCGGTTTGATAACAGCATCCTTTTTGGTACGAACAGCTTTTGGGAAGGAATCGATATTCCTGGTGATGATTTATCTTGTCTTGTTATTATCAGGCTTCCTTTTACTCCGCCGGGCCAGCCGGTTATGGAAGCGAAAAGTGAAAAGCTTAAAGCTGCTGGAGGCAACCCATTTTATGATTTGTCATTGCCTCAAGCCATTATACGCTTTAAACAAGGGTTTGGAAGACTAGTTAGAAGTTCAAGAGATAAGGGAGCTGTCTTCGTATTTGATCGTCGAATGATTGAAACAAGGTATGGAAAATCATTTGTTCAATCACTGCCTAAGCTGCCTGTATCTATCAAACCCGTAGACGAACTGGTTGATGAACTAAAAGACTGGATGGACTAA
- the panD gene encoding aspartate 1-decarboxylase, which yields MFRTLMKAKIHRATVTESNLNYVGSITIDEDILDAVDMLANEKVQIVNNNNGARFETYIIPGRRGSGVMCLNGAAARLVHEGDTIIVISYAMFDEAEVKNHQPKVAIMDENNKIKEMLGVEPEATVY from the coding sequence ATGTTCCGTACATTAATGAAAGCAAAAATCCACCGTGCAACGGTAACAGAATCGAATTTAAACTATGTTGGCAGCATTACGATAGACGAAGATATTTTGGACGCTGTCGATATGCTGGCTAACGAAAAAGTTCAGATCGTAAACAACAACAATGGTGCACGTTTTGAAACGTATATTATTCCCGGCAGAAGAGGAAGCGGAGTAATGTGTTTGAACGGAGCGGCAGCAAGACTTGTTCACGAAGGAGATACAATTATCGTGATCTCTTATGCCATGTTTGATGAAGCAGAAGTGAAGAATCATCAGCCAAAAGTAGCGATTATGGATGAAAATAATAAGATTAAAGAAATGTTAGGTGTTGAACCTGAGGCTACTGTTTATTAA
- a CDS encoding DnaD domain-containing protein: protein MNENLFEKWMSEGSISIPNMLLKYYKKIGLTDNECMLFIQLHVSLDSGNYFPTPQELSDRMTLSHSEMASMLRSLIGRGLLGMDQYEDIEKGVYFEAYTLQPLWNRLMESLKTEETVKKETDKKQLEQNVFVLFEKEFGRPLSPMELETLKIWIDEDNQSPELILTALKESVLSGKLNFRYIDRILFEWKKNGIQSPEAAKKYGEKFRVRQLQQKSGQQEKPRNDSGLKRPAYNWLES, encoded by the coding sequence ATGAACGAAAACTTGTTTGAAAAATGGATGTCAGAAGGCTCGATCAGCATACCTAACATGCTTTTAAAATATTATAAAAAAATTGGTTTAACAGATAATGAATGCATGCTTTTTATTCAGCTTCATGTCTCACTTGATTCAGGTAACTACTTTCCGACGCCGCAAGAACTGTCAGATCGGATGACTCTTTCCCATAGTGAGATGGCTTCTATGCTGCGATCATTAATCGGCAGAGGGCTGCTAGGCATGGATCAATACGAAGACATAGAAAAAGGTGTATACTTTGAAGCATACACCTTGCAGCCATTATGGAATAGATTGATGGAAAGCTTAAAAACAGAGGAAACAGTTAAAAAAGAAACGGACAAGAAGCAGCTTGAACAGAATGTATTCGTTTTGTTTGAAAAAGAGTTCGGACGCCCGTTGTCTCCTATGGAGCTTGAAACATTAAAAATATGGATAGATGAAGACAATCAGTCACCCGAGCTCATTCTTACAGCATTAAAAGAATCAGTGCTGTCTGGGAAATTAAATTTTAGATATATTGACCGCATCTTGTTTGAATGGAAGAAAAACGGAATTCAAAGTCCGGAAGCTGCTAAAAAATACGGTGAGAAGTTTCGGGTTAGACAGCTGCAGCAAAAAAGCGGACAGCAAGAAAAACCGAGAAACGACAGCGGTTTGAAAAGACCCGCGTATAATTGGCTGGAATCGTAA
- the nth gene encoding endonuclease III: MLNKAQIQFCLEQIEDMFPDAHCELKHSNPFELTIAVLLSAQCTDALVNKVTPNLFAKYKTPQDYLDVSLEELQDDIRSIGLYRNKAKNIQKLSELLLTDYGGEIPQDRDELTKLPGVGRKTANVVVSVAYGVPAIAVDTHVERVSKRLGICRWKDSVLQVEETLMKKIPKPLWGATHHRLIFFGRYHCKAQNPNCPECPLLSICREGKKRMKVREKLGK; encoded by the coding sequence GTGTTAAATAAAGCACAAATACAATTCTGTTTAGAACAAATAGAAGATATGTTTCCAGATGCACATTGTGAGCTAAAGCATTCCAATCCGTTCGAATTGACCATCGCTGTACTTTTATCGGCGCAATGTACAGACGCTTTAGTGAACAAAGTGACGCCGAATCTCTTTGCCAAGTATAAAACCCCGCAAGACTATCTCGATGTATCGCTAGAAGAACTGCAAGATGATATACGTTCGATCGGTCTTTATCGCAATAAGGCAAAGAATATTCAAAAATTAAGCGAATTGCTCCTGACTGATTACGGAGGAGAGATCCCTCAAGACCGTGATGAGCTGACTAAGCTTCCAGGCGTTGGCCGGAAGACAGCTAATGTTGTTGTATCGGTTGCATACGGTGTTCCTGCAATTGCTGTTGATACACATGTAGAACGTGTGTCGAAAAGACTTGGAATATGCAGATGGAAAGATTCGGTCTTACAAGTGGAAGAAACTTTGATGAAAAAGATTCCGAAGCCTTTATGGGGTGCAACACACCATCGACTCATATTCTTCGGGAGATATCATTGTAAAGCTCAAAATCCAAATTGTCCTGAGTGTCCTCTCCTTTCTATTTGCCGTGAAGGTAAGAAAAGGATGAAAGTGAGGGAAAAGCTTGGTAAATAA
- the panC gene encoding pantoate--beta-alanine ligase, protein MKIVKSIKELQNLIKVEKAASKTIGFVPTMGYLHDGHLSLINRARHESDFVVVSIFVNPLQFGPNEDFDRYPRDLVRDTKLAKEAGADLLFCPDTKEMYPEKPVVTVKVHRRTDALCGKSRIGHFDGVATVLTKLFNIVTPDKVYFGLKDAQQVAVVKGLVEDFNFPLEIIGCETKRESDGLAMSSRNVYLEENERKEASHLSSVLRKAQTWLLEDDSGETEQKMIKYLEEQTSGTIEYCKILSYPELLSPTGFDEKLIIAVSVRFSKARLIDNMIIDNVLERKESGEESCSVH, encoded by the coding sequence ATGAAAATAGTAAAAAGCATCAAAGAACTTCAAAATCTGATAAAAGTAGAAAAAGCTGCTTCAAAAACGATCGGTTTTGTTCCTACGATGGGATATTTGCATGATGGGCATCTATCATTAATCAATCGGGCAAGACATGAGTCTGATTTCGTTGTTGTAAGTATTTTTGTCAATCCATTGCAGTTTGGTCCAAATGAAGATTTTGACCGTTATCCACGCGATCTGGTTCGGGACACAAAACTTGCGAAAGAAGCCGGAGCTGATCTTTTGTTCTGCCCAGACACAAAAGAAATGTATCCTGAAAAACCGGTAGTTACGGTTAAAGTTCATAGAAGAACGGATGCATTGTGTGGAAAAAGCCGGATCGGCCATTTTGACGGTGTCGCAACTGTCTTGACAAAGTTATTTAATATAGTTACACCTGATAAAGTTTATTTTGGTTTGAAAGACGCTCAGCAAGTAGCGGTTGTTAAAGGGCTTGTAGAAGACTTTAACTTTCCATTAGAAATCATCGGCTGTGAAACGAAACGTGAATCTGATGGTCTTGCGATGAGTTCTAGAAACGTTTATCTAGAAGAAAACGAACGAAAAGAAGCATCGCATCTAAGTTCTGTTTTAAGAAAAGCGCAAACGTGGCTTTTAGAAGACGATAGTGGTGAGACTGAACAAAAAATGATAAAATACTTGGAGGAACAAACGAGCGGAACGATTGAATATTGCAAGATATTATCGTATCCCGAACTTCTTTCTCCAACAGGGTTTGACGAAAAACTAATCATTGCAGTCAGTGTGAGATTTTCCAAAGCTCGTTTGATAGATAATATGATTATAGACAATGTATTAGAGAGAAAAGAGAGTGGGGAAGAATCATGTTCCGTACATTAA
- a CDS encoding YpoC family protein, producing MVNNPLTFEEKAEIVSAVFKEWKEASPIIADFFRQRDRESATKPMIVQSEKFLQTLFLVNCKQIDENLTNWKAQISAFEHLPVNAVERLFFIFEQPDHYQSYIQLSELFSEWEKKSVILMRRKT from the coding sequence TTGGTAAATAATCCGCTCACTTTTGAAGAGAAGGCAGAAATCGTATCAGCCGTGTTTAAAGAATGGAAAGAGGCTTCTCCAATAATTGCAGATTTCTTTAGGCAAAGAGATCGAGAAAGTGCTACGAAGCCGATGATTGTTCAGTCAGAAAAATTCCTTCAAACACTTTTTTTGGTGAATTGCAAGCAGATAGATGAGAATCTAACCAATTGGAAAGCGCAGATAAGTGCTTTTGAACATTTACCTGTTAATGCAGTTGAACGTTTATTTTTTATATTTGAACAGCCAGATCATTACCAATCGTATATTCAATTAAGTGAATTGTTTTCAGAATGGGAAAAGAAAAGTGTCATATTAATGAGGCGAAAAACATAA
- the panB gene encoding 3-methyl-2-oxobutanoate hydroxymethyltransferase, translating into MKTTKSFLNMKAAGEKISMVTAYDYPTAAICEKAGMDLLLVGDSLGMVVLGYESTIPVTMEDMIHHTKAVKRGAPNTFIVTDMPFMTYHGSIDDTLKNARRLLQESGAAAVKLEGGKQIIQTVETLTNAGVPVMGHLGLTPQMVGVMGGYNVQAKEEAEAEALIEESIALEKAGAFAIVLECVPQQLAQIVTNKVNIPVIGIGAGQHTDGQVLVYHDMIGYGFHHIPKFVKSYGNVKDVMIEGLKKYKEEVQQMKFPAAEHSFNMKTETLDRLYGGVKA; encoded by the coding sequence ATGAAAACCACGAAAAGCTTTTTAAACATGAAAGCTGCAGGCGAAAAAATTTCCATGGTAACAGCATATGACTATCCTACTGCTGCCATTTGTGAAAAAGCAGGGATGGATCTCTTATTAGTTGGTGACTCTTTAGGGATGGTAGTGCTAGGGTATGAATCCACTATACCAGTAACGATGGAAGATATGATACATCACACAAAAGCTGTCAAACGCGGGGCGCCAAATACGTTTATCGTTACGGATATGCCGTTTATGACGTATCATGGATCCATTGATGATACGCTGAAAAATGCGAGAAGACTGCTTCAGGAAAGCGGTGCCGCTGCTGTTAAGCTTGAAGGAGGAAAACAAATCATTCAAACCGTTGAAACTCTGACGAATGCAGGTGTTCCTGTAATGGGGCATCTTGGGCTGACACCGCAAATGGTAGGTGTTATGGGCGGTTATAATGTTCAAGCAAAAGAAGAAGCAGAAGCGGAAGCCCTTATAGAAGAAAGTATAGCGTTAGAAAAAGCAGGTGCGTTTGCGATAGTTTTAGAATGTGTACCACAGCAATTAGCACAGATTGTTACAAATAAAGTCAACATTCCTGTGATCGGTATCGGAGCAGGTCAACATACAGATGGTCAAGTATTGGTTTATCACGACATGATCGGCTATGGGTTTCATCATATTCCTAAATTTGTTAAGAGTTATGGAAATGTTAAAGATGTGATGATTGAAGGGCTGAAAAAGTATAAAGAGGAAGTTCAGCAGATGAAGTTTCCTGCTGCAGAACATAGCTTCAACATGAAAACAGAGACACTCGATCGATTGTATGGAGGAGTTAAAGCATGA
- a CDS encoding pyridoxal phosphate-dependent aminotransferase, with the protein MKLAKRVEALTPSTTLAITAKANALKAEGHNVLALGAGEPDFNTPLHIIEAAYQSMKEGHTKYTPSGGLLPLKKAIVNKLKKDQGLSYETSEIIVGTGAKHSLYSLFQAILDEGDEVIIPIPYWVSYPEQVKLAGGSPVYVEGKEENQFKITAADLKSAVTDRTKALIINSPSNPTGSLYTKKELQEIGGVCLENNILIVSDEIYEKLIYDGTEHTSIAEISTELKEQTIIINGLSKSHSMTGWRIGFAAGNAKIIKAMTNLDSHSTSNPTTTSQHAAIAAYNGPQEPVEEMRTAFEDRLNKVYERLISLPGVVCVKPKGAFYLFPNVKEAVKLTGYNSVDEWVEAILEEEKVALVPGSGFGAPDNVRLSYATSLETIMEALDRIDSFIERHSKKD; encoded by the coding sequence ATGAAGCTAGCAAAACGAGTGGAGGCACTAACACCATCAACAACACTTGCTATAACAGCAAAAGCAAACGCATTAAAGGCAGAGGGCCACAATGTACTTGCACTTGGAGCGGGTGAGCCAGACTTCAATACACCGTTACATATAATAGAAGCCGCATATCAGTCAATGAAAGAAGGACATACGAAATACACTCCTTCAGGTGGATTGCTCCCTCTAAAAAAAGCAATTGTCAATAAATTGAAAAAAGATCAAGGTTTGTCCTATGAAACCTCAGAAATCATTGTTGGAACGGGTGCGAAGCATTCTCTATATTCTTTGTTTCAAGCAATACTGGATGAAGGAGATGAAGTTATCATACCGATTCCTTATTGGGTAAGCTATCCTGAACAAGTAAAGCTCGCAGGAGGCAGCCCGGTATATGTAGAAGGTAAAGAAGAAAATCAATTCAAGATTACAGCAGCTGATCTAAAGAGTGCCGTCACCGATCGGACAAAGGCACTTATCATCAACTCACCGAGCAACCCGACTGGTTCTCTATACACGAAAAAAGAACTGCAGGAGATTGGTGGAGTATGTTTAGAGAACAATATATTGATTGTCTCTGATGAAATCTATGAGAAGCTGATCTACGATGGTACAGAACATACATCGATCGCTGAAATTTCGACGGAACTAAAAGAACAAACGATCATCATTAATGGGTTGTCTAAATCACATTCGATGACTGGATGGAGAATTGGTTTTGCTGCCGGGAACGCGAAGATAATCAAGGCAATGACAAATCTGGATAGCCACAGTACGTCAAATCCAACAACAACATCACAGCATGCAGCAATTGCAGCTTATAACGGACCACAAGAACCTGTTGAAGAGATGAGAACTGCATTTGAAGACCGTTTGAACAAAGTCTATGAAAGATTAATCTCATTACCTGGTGTTGTTTGCGTTAAGCCTAAGGGTGCTTTTTATTTGTTCCCTAATGTAAAAGAAGCGGTTAAATTGACAGGCTATAATTCAGTTGATGAATGGGTTGAAGCTATTTTAGAAGAAGAAAAAGTTGCTCTCGTACCTGGTTCAGGTTTTGGAGCGCCTGATAATGTGAGGCTTTCATACGCAACTTCTCTCGAAACAATAATGGAAGCACTCGATCGAATCGATAGTTTTATCGAACGTCATTCAAAGAAAGATTGA
- the asnS gene encoding asparagine--tRNA ligase, with the protein MKTTIQKLNEHIGKTVTVGAWLANKRSSGKIAFLQLRDGTGFVQGVVVKSEVGEELFGAAKGLTQESSLYVTGIVKEDERSQLGVELEVTNIEVLHQAVDYPITPKEHGTEFLMDHRHLWIRSKKQHSILKIRNEIIHAVNEFFYKNDFVKVDPPILTGSSAEGTTSLFHTKYFEEDAYLSQSGQLYMEAAAMALGKVYSFGPTFRAEKSKTRRHLIEFWMIEPEMAFVEHEESLEIQEQFISHIVQSVLKRCENELKTLGRDVTKLENVKAPFPRVSYDDAIKMLKEKGYDDIEWGDDFGAPHETAIAESFDKPVFITNYPKDIKAFYMKPDPTRDDVVLCADLIAPEGYGEIIGGSQRIDDLALMEQRYEEHGLTDDAYKWYLELRKYGSVPHSGFGLGLERTVAWISGAEHVRETIPFPRLLNRLYP; encoded by the coding sequence GTGAAAACGACTATTCAAAAGCTTAATGAACACATTGGCAAGACAGTAACTGTTGGGGCATGGCTTGCTAATAAGCGTTCTTCAGGAAAGATCGCATTTTTACAGCTGCGTGATGGAACAGGATTTGTACAAGGTGTTGTCGTGAAAAGTGAAGTTGGAGAAGAGCTTTTCGGTGCTGCAAAAGGGCTTACTCAAGAGTCCAGCCTTTATGTGACAGGTATTGTAAAAGAGGACGAACGCTCTCAGCTTGGAGTTGAACTTGAAGTAACAAATATTGAAGTGCTTCACCAGGCAGTTGACTATCCAATAACGCCAAAAGAACATGGAACTGAATTTTTGATGGATCATCGTCATCTTTGGATTCGTTCAAAAAAGCAGCATAGCATTTTAAAGATCCGTAACGAGATCATACATGCTGTGAACGAGTTCTTCTATAAAAATGATTTTGTAAAAGTAGATCCTCCTATTCTTACAGGGAGTTCTGCGGAAGGAACAACATCATTGTTCCACACAAAATATTTTGAAGAGGATGCATATCTTTCACAAAGTGGACAACTTTACATGGAAGCTGCTGCAATGGCTCTCGGAAAAGTATATTCATTCGGACCAACATTCCGTGCTGAAAAGTCTAAGACTCGCCGTCACTTGATCGAGTTCTGGATGATCGAGCCGGAGATGGCATTTGTTGAACATGAAGAATCACTAGAAATTCAAGAACAGTTCATCTCTCATATCGTTCAGTCTGTATTGAAACGCTGTGAAAATGAGCTGAAGACACTTGGACGTGACGTAACGAAGCTTGAGAATGTGAAAGCTCCTTTTCCACGAGTTTCATATGATGATGCAATTAAGATGCTAAAGGAAAAAGGCTATGATGATATCGAATGGGGTGATGATTTTGGAGCGCCTCACGAAACAGCAATCGCTGAAAGCTTTGATAAGCCAGTATTCATCACCAATTATCCAAAAGACATTAAAGCATTCTACATGAAGCCAGATCCTACCCGTGATGATGTTGTTCTTTGTGCTGATCTGATCGCACCTGAAGGCTATGGTGAAATCATCGGCGGAAGTCAGCGTATTGATGATCTAGCTTTAATGGAACAGCGTTATGAAGAACACGGTCTTACTGACGACGCTTACAAGTGGTACTTAGAGTTAAGAAAATACGGAAGTGTTCCGCATTCAGGATTTGGTCTTGGACTAGAGCGTACGGTTGCTTGGATTTCCGGGGCGGAACATGTGCGTGAAACGATTCCGTTCCCGCGTCTATTGAACCGTTTATATCCTTGA
- a CDS encoding YpmA family protein, with protein MESKIEVLSTVKVDKYNDLYKVVSELNKTLKHQDLMFGLAIDDENNEKMIFTIYRT; from the coding sequence ATGGAAAGTAAAATTGAGGTTCTTTCGACAGTAAAGGTAGATAAGTATAATGATCTATATAAGGTCGTATCAGAATTAAATAAAACATTAAAACATCAGGATTTAATGTTTGGTCTAGCGATCGATGACGAAAATAATGAAAAGATGATTTTTACGATCTATCGCACTTAG
- a CDS encoding DUF5590 domain-containing protein — MGKKWILIIVGILLLASWQAYYVYNQVQAKPAKKEAEAVEIAKREKGLVSIKHVDHFYKNETYYVVEGKNEHGTDMIVWIDKKKKVSSEIAKAGLSEGQMINYVKKNYGAEKIIDSRLGMEDDIPLWEVIFIDSEDRYTYYYGYFDTGKRYEIYRLRETE; from the coding sequence ATGGGAAAAAAGTGGATACTTATCATAGTCGGGATTCTTCTGCTTGCAAGCTGGCAAGCTTATTATGTCTACAATCAAGTTCAAGCAAAACCAGCAAAAAAAGAAGCGGAAGCAGTTGAAATTGCTAAAAGAGAAAAAGGACTTGTATCGATTAAACATGTAGATCACTTTTACAAAAATGAAACGTATTATGTCGTTGAAGGTAAAAATGAACATGGAACAGATATGATCGTCTGGATCGATAAAAAGAAGAAGGTATCTTCAGAGATTGCAAAAGCAGGACTTTCTGAAGGGCAAATGATCAATTATGTAAAGAAAAACTATGGTGCCGAAAAGATAATCGACAGCCGTCTAGGCATGGAAGATGACATCCCTTTATGGGAAGTCATCTTCATCGACAGCGAGGACAGATATACGTATTATTATGGCTACTTTGATACGGGAAAACGATACGAAATTTACCGGTTAAGAGAAACAGAATAA